From the genome of Athalia rosae chromosome 3, iyAthRosa1.1, whole genome shotgun sequence:
GTAGCCTCAGCCAGCCTGTCGGTAATTTATTTTGATATTGCGGATATATCTCGCGATTAACCCATACGGCAAGATTAGACGGAGTTTAACTGGAAACTAACAAACCTTGTCCTTTTTATGCTTATTTGACATTTTGTCGAACTCACTGGCGCGTCTTTACACCACTACCAATCGGCGAGTCGGCGATTttgaataacaaataaaaataacggagGCACTGATAGGGACGGCGTATACATCCGACATGGAATTGAAGAGCAGCGGCTTCAGGAAACTCTAAGGGAGGCCGACACCTTACACTCCGAAATTCCAGAATCTCATTGGCTACGCGTGATCTCTAGATCTCTCGATCctaaaaaaaatgcgaatgaCGAATTTTCGTCAATCATTTTATAAAGGTTACTCTGTCATCAATAGACTTTGACGTTTCAGCTCTTTGATAAAGACGCGTCTTGTCTCTAATTATGGTAACTACACAGCAGCTAAAATCCAATTTTAGAGATTTTAGGTATCGTAACTTTGTTCCAACTGCTTACTTCAATAGTCCAGAGCTACATCTTGCAAAGAGGCAATTCAACGATGGGAGGATCAGACAGGAGAGCAGGCAAGCGAGAAGACAGAAATGTATCTGAATTTTCAGTGGCCTCCGATCGACAGGATGGACAACAGCTTAGGAGCTTTGGTGATGGTGGAGTGGGTGGCAGAATGTATTGAGATCTGAAAGCATAAGGTTGCTTACTGTGTTTCGTTTCAGGAAATTGTCGCTTTCTACAAATATGATCGACAAAATCTCTGGCATAAATGCACTAAAGAATTTGAAGATTCTGTCTCTGGGTCGCAATTACATAAAAACATTTTCTGGGCTTGAAACGGTGGGTGATCATCTCGAGGAACTTTGGATATCGTACAATATGATAGAGAAGATAAAAGGAGTCAATGTTTTAAAAGCCCTTAAGGTCTTGTACATGTCAAATAACTTAGTTAAGGATTGGTCAGAATTTAATAGGCTGCAAGAGATACCCAACTTGCAGGACTTACTCTTTGTCAATAATCCAATCTGTGAAAATATGGATGTAGAAACTTGGCGCGCCCAAGTAACGAGGCGTTTACCAGCTCTCAAAATACTTGATGCTATTCCCATTGTGTTagtaattcagttttttcagaatagaaataaaatacagacATGGGAAATTggactcattttttttttgcaggcaAGCTGAAATTGAGTGATACAGCCTGAACTCACTGTCTTGTTACGTGCTTGAAAATATGaagtttatttaaaaatataaataaatc
Proteins encoded in this window:
- the LOC105685288 gene encoding dynein axonemal light chain 1-like isoform X3, with translation MSRATSCKEAIQRWEDQTGEQASEKTEMYLNFQWPPIDRMDNSLGALVMVEKLSLSTNMIDKISGINALKNLKILSLGRNYIKTFSGLETVGDHLEELWISYNMIEKIKGVNVLKALKDLLFVNNPICENMDVETWRAQVTRRLPALKILDAIPIVLVIQFFQNRNKIQTWEIGLIFFLQAS
- the LOC105685288 gene encoding dynein axonemal light chain 1-like isoform X2, whose translation is MSRATSCKEAIQRWEDQTGEQASEKTEMYLNFQWPPIDRMDNSLGALVMVEKLSLSTNMIDKISGINALKNLKILSLGRNYIKTFSGLETVGDHLEELWISYNMIEKIKGVNVLKALKVLYMSNNLVKDWSEFNRLQEIPNLQDLLFVNNPICENMDVETWRAQVTRRLPALKILDAIPIVQAEIE
- the LOC105685288 gene encoding dynein axonemal light chain 1-like isoform X1, translated to MSRATSCKEAIQRWEDQTGEQASEKTEMYLNFQWPPIDRMDNSLGALVMVEKLSLSTNMIDKISGINALKNLKILSLGRNYIKTFSGLETVGDHLEELWISYNMIEKIKGVNVLKALKVLYMSNNLVKDWSEFNRLQEIPNLQDLLFVNNPICENMDVETWRAQVTRRLPALKILDAIPIVLVIQFFQNRNKIQTWEIGLIFFLQAS
- the LOC105685288 gene encoding dynein axonemal light chain 1-like isoform X4, with the translated sequence MIDKISGINALKNLKILSLGRNYIKTFSGLETVGDHLEELWISYNMIEKIKGVNVLKALKVLYMSNNLVKDWSEFNRLQEIPNLQDLLFVNNPICENMDVETWRAQVTRRLPALKILDAIPIVLVIQFFQNRNKIQTWEIGLIFFLQAS